The Lactobacillus acidophilus DNA segment TATCAGGTTCAGGTAAGTCAACTTTGACTCATGAAATGTACGATGGTAAATACGATATTACTGTGTTGCACGATGATGCCTTCATTATTTCTCGTGAAGATGGTTCATCAGTTGCACTTGAGCCTTCTTACTTTGATAAGACCCATGACTATCCAGCAGGTCATCATGAAACTAAATACTACACTACCATTATGAACTGTGATGTAACTCAAGATGAAGATGGCAAGAAAGTTATTGTTACTGAAGATTTACGCAACAACAACGGTCGTGTTATCAAGACCCGTTACACTAGTCCACATCGTGTAGACTTTGAAAAATCACCAATCACTGCTTTGTTCTGGATTATGAAAGACGGTTCATTACCTCCAATTATCAAGATTGATGATCCAGTACTCGCAACTACTATGGGTTGTACTTTAGCAACTAAGAGAACTAGTGCTGAAAACTTACCTGAAGGCTTTGACATGAACACCTTAGTTATTGAACCATTCGCAGACCCATTCAGAGCTTACCCAGTTTCAGGTGATTACAAAGACTTCAAGGAATTATTTACCAAGCGTGGTGCCAGCTGTTACAGCTTAAATACTGATGCATTTATGGGCAAGGATATTCCTAAGGAAGTTACTAAGAAATTAATTGAAGATTTGGCTAACGGTAATATTAAGGACAGTGACTTCAAACCATTTGGTAACTTCAAGGGTGTAAGTTACTTGCCAATTGATGGTTATGAAGTTCACCTTGATGATCCAGAATACCAAAAGACTTTAAAGAACAGAATGCAAGATCGTTTAGATTGGCTCGAAAATTACGATAAAGAACATCCAGAAACTCCTATTCAAGATGAAGCTAAGAAGACTTTGGAAGCTATTATTAAAGAATTAAGTTAATTAAAAAATATAAAGTATACCATATATAATTTCTTAATGATTTAAATAGCGAGAGTAAAAAAATTACTCTCGCTATTTTTTATTGGATAAGATAATTTTGAGCAGCTGTTAACACTCTCATCTTATCGTGCTCCGTTAGATATTTCTTAGCTTCTTTTAGTGTTACCCATTTATTGGCTAGAACCTCTTCTTCTTGAACAATTACTTTTTGTCCTTTGACAAATTTAGCTAAG contains these protein-coding regions:
- a CDS encoding phosphoenolpyruvate carboxykinase (ATP) — translated: MSTKERYSQDELRKANPMFSRTRATIESAFYGNNVHEVTSVAEAYNLAKKQSGVIVTDLPILHTKELGLPHDATQLVYNHGKILGRTASARHFIDNPNEDAEALDANLREDIYKGHKQKYLKATVLVGLDPSYTVKAHIMMPEDQAFNLLSYILNFQFFDDEAEKMYKKSKFYNEPDIYFYFDPNINDDDYPKGFGVFDAPHNCAAVFGLRYFGELKKGTLTLAWAIAHRNGCTACHGGEKSFHFDDKDDKTFAFYGLSGSGKSTLTHEMYDGKYDITVLHDDAFIISREDGSSVALEPSYFDKTHDYPAGHHETKYYTTIMNCDVTQDEDGKKVIVTEDLRNNNGRVIKTRYTSPHRVDFEKSPITALFWIMKDGSLPPIIKIDDPVLATTMGCTLATKRTSAENLPEGFDMNTLVIEPFADPFRAYPVSGDYKDFKELFTKRGASCYSLNTDAFMGKDIPKEVTKKLIEDLANGNIKDSDFKPFGNFKGVSYLPIDGYEVHLDDPEYQKTLKNRMQDRLDWLENYDKEHPETPIQDEAKKTLEAIIKELS